The sequence below is a genomic window from Alligator mississippiensis isolate rAllMis1 chromosome 16, rAllMis1, whole genome shotgun sequence.
TGTTCAGGCCCCGGCTGAGGAGgagctctgcccaggtcccttcctGGGCTGTGCCTTGTCCCGAATCCAGCACCCGCCACACTCCTTAAAATCAGCCTGAGCTCAGCTCAGCATAAGATAAAGATCAGTCTCCCAGCAGTGATGGGGAGCTGCTGAGAGGTTGTGAAGTCTCTGTCCCATCCGTTCTGGGTCAGCGGTGGCTTCTGTCCAGCAGAAAGCAGGTCCTACAGGGGCCGGAGTGTTTGCTGACTTCATGTCTTCTTGTATCTAAATACATAAGAGCAAGAAGGTTGGGCTCAGGACTTCTGGGAGGCAGCTCTGcttggcagggcagcagctctgggagtgagggcaGCTCGCTGTTGTAAGGCACAGGTTCCCTGCAAACTCCCTGCAAACTCctgaggggcacagggcaggttccctgcactctgcccctcagcctcctgccactgctgcgtGTCAGGGTCCCTTAGGAACAGGCAGTCCTGCATCAGGGGCTGGACTTAGAGGtccttgaggttccttccagccctatgatggCATGCTTTTAGCCAAGTGCTTAATTGGCAGTGTGGGCTTGCCCAGGAGGCCTCGGCTAGCCTTCCTCTTGCTGCTGTGCTGTAGGCAGCACCTGGACCCAACAGTCCCAAATGGTCTCAGACTCCCTGGCCAGCTGCTCACAACGAGCTACGGCCAGAAACAGCACCACAGATAGCTGGCTTCAGCACAGAGAGCTGCCTGTGGAATCTGCATCAGACAGGACCAGCCTGCAAgacctgccctgcagccccctacGCTGCACCCTGGTGCTGGGCATCACGTGAGGGCAGCTGCATCACGTGAGAAGACAGGAGGTGGCCTGTGTCTGCTctcaaggtccaatggtcacaaactcctgcaaggctgttttaggctggacataaggaaaaacttctttactgtccaagcccccaaggcctggaacgaACTCCCCAGCACTTAGGGGAGAGGGGATATTTGACATCCACCTTCTTGTATTCTCCAGCCCCAGGATCCTGCCACTATGTGCTGGTGCTGGCGAGATCCTACACACCCCAGGAGCCCTGCTCAGGCCCCCAGGGCAAAGCTGCAGGGCCTGAGTCTCAGAGGGAGAAGTCTGCCAGGCTGGGGTCTCCCCTGTGCACGGTCATGGCCCTTGGTGGTTGGGCTTTGACAGGCAGCTCCACCTTCAAGCCGTTCGGCTCTTCTGCTGATGCGAGGTGTGACGGCCTAGATCAGGAACTgtgaactccctccctcccaggcccGCGGTGcggtgccaggtgctgcacaaagGCAGCGAGAAGCAGTCCCTACCCTCGCATGCCAACAAGGTGGGGAAGGAAAGTGAGTCCCATGAGCAACAGCAGGACCCGGTCTGCAGACTCCTTGGTGGCAGGTGCCCTGGCCCATCAGACTGGGGgcgggggaccttgtgaccaggAAAAAGTGGCTGCTGGGCTTCCACAAGTATCTACTCCAAATGCCCACCCCAGCACCCAAAGGACAGGGACGGGGTTCCTGCACTCACTGGCGCTGCAGGTTCAGCTCCGGCCAGGCCCCCATCGACGTCAGCTGTTGCTCCAGCTCCACGATCCTCAGGCCGATGTACCCCGAGGACAGCAGCAAGATGAccaccctggagagaggggcagcatgAGCCCACGGTCCCTGCCACACCCAGAGCTGCCAACatgggtgggaaggggaaagggtgaCATTAACCCTTGCTTGGCTGGTCTGGACATCAGAGCCATGACGGTATCTGATTGAGGCCAGGGTTGCAAGGCATGCCAGCCAAGCAGCATAAGACCTGGAGCCAATGGGGTGCCAGTGCTAGGCACAGAGTGGCCCTGGCATAGCACTgcccagtgcagacctggccgtgCCCATGGAAGGGTGCCTTATtagtgccctgccccagcactcACAGCAGCAGGTAGATGAGGATAACCACATTGAGAGTACTCAGCTGCGACCACCAGCTGCTCGTCGTCACCTTGGTCTGCCCGATGGCCCGGGTGCCCCCTGCAGAAGAAGGTACCATTGCAGATCTTGTGGGGGTACAGGGGACTGCATGGCCTCCCCCTTGCCCCATAGCCTCTCTCTGAATTGAGGGGGTAAAAGTGGGTGCATCCCCATATGAGCCAGTGAGGGGGCTGAAGAGCCACAGGTTTCACTCCTGCAAAAGGAGGGGAGCCACAGTGCCTACTGCACATGAAAGCTGTGGGAGTGatggcagcccagctccactgctCTGGGCAAGGGATCCAACTGGCCAGGTCCTGTCTCACTTGTCCCAGGGCCAGCCTGTACTGACTCCTCCAGACTGACTGACAGCAGGTTAGCACCTGGTTTCAAAGCTGTGGCAGAACTGGCAAGGGAGCATGGCCATGCCACTGTCCAGCAGTCACTGTGACAGAGAAAAACACATAGCCCGGGGTACACATAGGATTTGCAGGACAAGCTGGCACCAGGGGGCACTGATGAGGACCCCGTTTCCCACTATTCGGAGTAACATGTCACAATCTCCTGGGCCAGCTGAGCTGATGCCTAGTGTCTCTGCAAAGGATGGGCGCTGGGGAGGTGGCCTGGTGACACATCCCCACAGGGTGGGTGGTGCAGTGCCCGGCAGGACAGGGCCTGCAGAGGTGGcccccaccctcacccaccccagggCTGTGACTCTTGACCCAGAGGGCCCACTCACCTTTGCTCAGAGCCGCTGAGTGCTTGCCCACATCCTCCTTCATCCTGTTCTGCTTTGGCCTGGGCCCATCTGCACACACAACAGGATCCCCTTCACTGAGCGCTCCACGTGCCCAGCAGAAGCCAAGTGCAGGGgtgtccccccacccagggaggtcagtgcaccagcagggcagggcagggcagggcagggcagggcagtgatatATGTGACTGCGGGCACTGACTTAAGAGGGATCCTGCTctccagggtgggctggggcagtcCATGTTCCCAGAGAGCTGGCACACAGAGCCTGCAGTCAGGAGCTCCGGTGAGTGCAAGGCaatgggagtgggaagggagagaggggtgctgcatgtgtgtgtgtgtgtgattgtgccTCCCCAAAGGGGCTGTGTGGAGCAGGCTGGTCAGACTCCTTCCAGCCAGAACGCTTGGGTGATGGTCCTGGCATGGAAGTCAGGCTCTGTGGCTGACGGGCACAGCATGGCTCTGAGCAGCATGGTTCTGTGCAAATGAGTGCATTTGCAAGGAGAAACATGCTCCCAAAATGGGTGCAGAATGTGAAAGACTGCAAATAGGAACCAAAGTGCAAGTGCATGCCTGTGAGTGAGCCTTTCTGTGTGTGCAAATGAGTGTGCATGGGTGCAAATGAGCATGCAACTGAGCATGCAGCCTGTGTGCaaatgtgcatgtacatgcacagacAATAGTCGTGCAAGTGAACTCTCATTAGTATGGCTACACATGGAAATGAGTGAGTGAATGAGAGTTGAGCTGTGTGCAGGCACACGTGTGAAGGCAAGAGGGTGAGCGTGTGAGGGGTCAGTGTACCAGGGTGCTGAAGCCGGTCCCTGGCAGGGAGGGCCCAGCCTCACCTAGCGTATCCAGGAGGCTGTCAGTCTCCTGCGGGTTGTGTTCCAGGTCCGACTGGCTTGAGGTCTGAAAGAGGAAATGTCACTGGTCACAGAGggaccctgctccctccttccactgctgctgcccagccctccccatCTCTCTCGCCACTGCTGACTCTTGGTACTGACCAGCAAAAGCAAGGAGGGGTGACAGCCTGCAGGATCCAACACAGCCAGGCTTCCTGGCAAAGGGGACAGGCCCAGGGCCTCCAAGATGTTGGGCTGGTGCCAGGGCCCTGCTGCCTCTAGGGGTTTCTTGTCTGGGGCTTCCTGAGCCTTCCAGGGACCTGGCTCTCTggcacctctcttgggagccatGAAAGAGGGTCCTGGAGCCCTTTCCAAGCACTTGAAAAGCAATGAGATCCTGGGTGTCAGTCATGCCTGAGCATGGGGTAAGGGGTGATCCCTCATTAGAGAGGGCTGCCATGGAGGCCGGGGTCAGCCTTGGGCTTGGATTTGGAGCCACCTCCCATCCTGGCACTCTTCGAATTGGCAGCCAGGCTGGTGCAGGTTCCCCACAGGGTCTTTTAAACCAGGGCAGCCCAAAGGATGGGCAGACGAGGGCACAGATCCCACAGCAAAGCACAGGCATcgccagcactgctgcccagagagccagctccactcccagcccaggaCCCTGGCAAGGCAGCTGTAGCTCAGGCAAAACCCCCAGCTGATGGGTGGCCCTAGGAAGGGCCGGAGCCAGGTCagtgccttgagcagagggctggaggaaGAAGTCACCTGCCCTGTGTGAGCCTGCAGCAGGGTCCAGACCAGCCAGCACAGCAGGTCCAGCTAGAGCATGGGGCCCCTGCCCGAGTCCTGGAGCAGCACCCCAGCTCTAATGAAAccaatgccagcagcagcagtgccagcctaGACCCCTTGGCCTAGTGCCCAGCCGCAAGTCAGGGCAGAGGGGGAGTTTTCAGCCGTACCAGAGGCTTCTTGAGGAGGTGCTCGGGGCTGGCGATGGTTGGTGTGGCTGTGGGGCTGCTGTTCCTGCTCTCGTCCTAGAACAACAAGAAGTTGGAGGGTCACAGTGGGGACGTACGCCTGGTCACCAAGGCtgaggggggctctgtgcagctgctgggagatgcttccCCCAAACAAGGAGCCCCAGGAGCATTCATCTCTGGGAATTTCATCCTCATCTCACCCCCTCTGGCTCAGAGATAACTGCAGAGCAtgtgtgctggggccaggactgaggggctccagctgagctgtggggaaagggagcagatgaactgtttggggcctccCCAGAGCTTCAGCCATGAGAGGAGCCCCTGGGGGTCAGGATGGAGGGGCAGCAGCACCACGAGGGGACAcgccaggggggcagtggggggtagtgggCTGCAAGCCATGCAGCACTATGCAAGACGGCAGCTGGCCAGCACTAGCCACACAGGGACACACCGCCCCATCTCCCCATGAGTATTAATGTACGGGCAGGACAGAGACATGGAGACCAAACATGAGGGTGGCCGGCTCGGTCCCTACCTGCAGGTGTTTGCAGACTGATCTCAGCAGCTGGTAGGTGGCTTCCCGGGTGCGCAGCGACACGAAGAGAAACTGCCCAGGTAGGGATGGGGAGAGGTCAGTGTTGGCTGGACCCCACTGGAGAGCCCCTTTTGCAGCGCTTGCTCCCCCCAGGCCCTCCCACCCAGAGCCAGGGGTAGTTTTTAGCAACCAGTACATTTGTTGAAAATTGCAGTTTCCATGGTCCCCAAAGTGCTCGtgaatttgggtcaaattggCTGAATGTTGCTGGAAAATATTTCCCAGGGCCAGATGGGTGCCTCCCTTGATCCAACAGCCCAGGGTTTGGAGCACCCTCCTGGCAAGCGGGAGGGCTGGGCTCAGGTCACTGCTTTGCCTAGGATTCAAATCCACGTCTTGCAGGAGAGTGCCAGATGCCCAGGGAACACACCGTGCTAGGCGGTGAGCTCAGTGGTCAACGAGCATTGGTAGTTTAGCAGGTGCTGGAATGGGAAACCAGGTCCCACTCCCAGGGAATGGCCTAATCACTGGGCCAGAGAGCTGGTCTGCCTCTCACTCTGTCTCAGCGGATAGTTAAACATGTTACAGTTGAGCAGCCTCACTGGGGTGCAGGGAGCACCCCCAGCCCGCAGCCGCGTGCAGCCTGCCAGGAGGGCTCTCCTGGAAAGTGGGTGACATTAGTTCAACCtctcaggcagaggcaggcagtgagACTTTGTGCATCACCTCCTGGGAAAGGGCCACAGCCCCAGGGTCAAAGGGAAACAGCATTTCACATCTTTCAAAGAAATGTGGTTCAGTCCAAACCAATTTCCCTCCTGACTTTTCCTTGCATTCGCTGGACCCAAACCACCAACTGtctccaccaccctcctccctgTGTTCACGGCTTCCCCTCCTGTAACACTGGCACTGCTTTTCTGCCTCCACTTTGCCACCTCTCCCCAGGCTCCCACTCGCTCTTCTCCCACCCCGTCAGCCCGTCCCTCCGGCCTTGGCTTATCAAGGAGCTCTGCCATGTTGCCAAActtcagctgcctgctgccaagaaCAGGGCATGTTCTGCTCCAGAGGCCCTGGGGATGTGGTGCCACACAAGTCACACCTGCTCTTACCTTCTCGCCTTCCACTGTCCGGATGCTGAGTGCGTTGGGCACCAGGAGCGCAGTGTTGGCCTTCTTGAAGATGGTGATGGAGGAGACAGGAATCACCACCTGAGCCAGCACAGAAGAGCAATAAGCAAAGGGTTATTGGCATGATGCCGATTCCATCAAACCCtccagctgggatggggtggggagcacaggcCTGGCACAGAGAAGCCTGGAATGTGCCCAGTGCTGCCTTGGCTCCAGAATCCCTCCTGCGGGCACCAGGCAGGCTGGCGGAGTCGCCCCCAGCCATTGCCTGTGTCAGAGGAGGGGCCGGGCTGGTGCAGGAAGGCCAAAGCCCCCTCAGGGCTGCCACCCTCAGCACTCAGCTCTGGCAAACTGTCCCGAGCATGAGCTatggccagctcctgcagcacacGGGTGAGAGCACCAGGTCCCTCAAGCAGACCCCCATCACTGAGCTGCCACTCTGGCCCCCTGCAGTAGCCCTGGCACAGATCCACTGCAGAGCACACAACACTGTCCTCCACCCCTTAGACTCTCCCTCACATGTCACATACATCACCATCCTCTCACACTGCCCAAGCCCCCAGCTCACACACACGGCACCATCCCCATACTGCACACACCACTGTTCCCCCTGTAcacaccacccacacacactcacatagcACCCTCCCACTACAGCACACTCCACACACTACATCCCCCCACACCATTCATACACCATCATCCctccacaccacacacacagagcacacacCAGTGTGCCCCAGACCAccctgcatgcccccacccctcataccacacacacactctacacataccaccatccccagcagcaccccCCTGAAGTTCATCACCATCCCCTGCTAATATTCGCTCCTGTCCCATCACACCACACACAGCCCTCCCCATGGCCTGACTTCCCCGACACGACACACACAGCACACAACAACCACCATCCTCCCATACAGTACACCCTGCACACTATACAAAGTGCCATCTCCCCCACAACATGATCCTCCATTCTTTACTGTCACTGCTTCCCACGGTCGCACACTCACCCCAGACaactcccccaacacacacacacactttccccatgTGACTCACACTACTAACAGGTGCTAAGAGCCACTGGGCACTGCACGGGGTCAGCGACCCCTGCACAGCTGCCAGCCCTGCGGGTCGCACCTTGACGTCCTTGAGCAGCATGCTGCAGTGGAAGCAGACATAGTTCTGGGACACGTAGAGGCGGCCGTGGTAGGGCACTTCCTTCTGCCAGGCACATGAAAAACCtgtgggccagggagagggggacCAGGATTAGTGGGAGCGCCAGGGCAGCATGAGTGTggtagggagcaggaggagcagcACTCACTGTCAAGCAGGGCTTCCTCCTCGGGGATCTCCTTGAAGGCCTTGTGGAAGCTCACCATGCGCTTGACCAGCTGGGGACAGAACAGAGGGGATGCTCAGCCCTGCAGAATATGACCCCACAGCTGGTAAGTCTCAGCACAGGACCTAGCATAGGGGGAGGATCCAAATAGCTCTGGGGCAATCTCTAAATCTGCCTTGAAACTATGGCACATCCCTCCCCTGACTCCAGGTGGGTGGAGGAAAGAGTCCACAGATGTGATCAGCAACATTTGCCGAGGCCAGGCCAACACAGGGGTGTTTATGCAGAAAAGTCCTCCCTGGCTTTGAGAAGGGCCCAGTGAGACAATGTTAAACCAGCTGGGCCCAggagatccagcccaccagcagctggccaggccccagttCTACCCAATGCCCATGGGCAGGCAAAGCCAACTCCCACCcacatcccagccccagagcaaagAGTCCAGCCCAGGCAGAGACCCACCGAAGAAGAGGAATTCTTTTGCTTTCCCGAGACCAAGTCCTTTTCAGGCTCTTTGGAGTAGGATGGGTCATAGGTCTTTGATCTGAAAGAAACCAGGAGCCAAACATCAACACCACCAGAGCCCTAGGCAGGGGGTGTGTCTGCAGGCAGACGTGTGTGTGCAatggcatgtgtgtgcacacgtgctgcatggcagggctggctctgtggaGCAGTCTGGCCAAACCCACAGGATcatgacagacacacacacgctgGCAGCATATTTGTCCTGGGGAACATGAGGGGATGGGCTGCAGGGATGGTCTTTGCACCAAGGTTGTGCAAAGGGAAACAATAGAGAGTGGGCCAAGAGGAAACCTGAGAGGTGGCGAATTCAGCTGGTGCCACTGggacagcaggccaggccctggggctgctggcatCTGAGATGGCAGGGAGGTGCTCTGGGCCTTAGAAATGAAAGGAGGTGGCAGCCTGGTTTGTGGGAGCCCACGGCTCCTCGGGAAGGACGGGACCTCACCTGGCGAGCAAGGCCTGTTTCCCTGGCTGCAAGACTTCGCTCCCAGTCTCTTCCAGGCTCTGCCATTTCTTCTGCTCCAAAACCTTCTTTTTGCTCTTCTTGGCTTTTCCAGATGGCACAGCCGGgttggccaggcagctggggagggcaAAGGCCAAGTCAGGGGTCAGTTCCACAGCGAGaagccctctcctgccccctcaccaagGGCAGGGTGATCAAGGGgcccagctggtgctgcaggCTAATGTGCCAGCCCAGGAGGCCAGCGCAGGAAGCATGGCTTGCTTACATCCCAGTGCTGCCCAAGCCCTGGTACACAGGTTGCCTGCAGCTCCCCTCCCGTGCCCCAACCCAGCTCCGCATCATAGGACGGGCACTGGTCGCAGCCCACCCCAGACACAGGGCTGGGTCTCTGTTGCCTCTCCCTAGGCACAGGAGGGCAGGTCTCAGCTCAGGCCACCCAGGAGCTAGAAGGACATATCTGTGCATGCCATTCCCATGGCAATATGATGctagctgcctccctccccgcaCTGCTCCCCAGACTTCTGCAGTCTCTCACGTCAGAGCGGGGGCCTGAGAAAGCCCCTGCTGCGACTGTCCTCACTGCTCACAGCACAggctgtgtggggtggaggggctaCATCGCTCTGCTAAAGCCTCTCCAGTAAGTAGCTCACCTCCTCGCCAGGGCTTGAAGCttccccagggatgagctaccCTGCAATCAAGGCTCGGGGTGGGCTTACCAAGGCCCAGGCTCTGTTGGGTTAATTTCTACTAGCTACTGAGCCCCTTTGCTCCCGGGGGGCCTGAAGGGATCAGAATGCACCTGTGGGGCGTGGAGTCAGGCTGAGAAGCCGGAGCCATGTGCCAAGAAGCACCCGAGGAGCTTGGGGGAGCCTCACTACAGTggagcaaggggccagcaggATCCTCCATCCCAGGCCATGCTGTGTCAGACTGCCCCAATCCCCGTGCTGCTGTGACGTGGCACAACTGTCCCACTGGCTGTAGGTGTCCCTCTGTCTCCTGCTTCTCCACAGCAGCACGCTGCTGGGAGAGCTCACTAGCGCTTCTCACTCACCCCAGTATCAGGGCAGCAGCATTACCTGTATTTTACctaaggggaaactgaggcataggaaGGGGGATTGAGTCACCCACAGTCACCCAGGTCACCTAAGTGCCTAGTTGAGGCTGCATCTAGCAGGTGCCCTCTCAGTCTCCCCACAATGCAAACAGATCAGCTGAGACACTGAGGAGTGCTGTTGACAGGCCCATGGTGATGCACCAGGTTGGGGACAGGGCTAgaaacagaacccaggtgtcccaattcgccctcctgcccccttgcaCCGGCCCATGCCACATCCTCACACATGCATGACATCAGCGGGCATCAGCAGGGGTGATGCAACGAGACCGCTTGTGCTTCCTGCCCTCCCGACTTTCCAGAGCATTGCACTGGGTCTGTTCTCCCATGTGCTACCCCACAACACTTTTAGGCACTCTTAATCAAACCTCCCTGTCATTAGAGGGAGTTACCTGGGCTGAGCTGTAATTATTATCTGCAAGTCATCATAAACCTGCTCCTAGACAATCGGTTTCATCTTATATAATCCCCTGTGTGCAAGAGGACAACAGACCCCGGGCAGAATCACGAGACAGGCAAAGTGCaaaggggcagcactgggcaagGGATCAGAGTTTCAGATACTAAATTGCTCagcacagagaagggagcagACCCTCTTGAGTCAGGGCATGGGCCAGCCTCTCATCAGGGCTGTCTTGGGGGGAGCAGATATCTCAGCCCTTTGGCTGAAGCAGTTGGTGCTGCCACGGTTGCAAGCGGGATTCTGGGCTGCGAAGCTCCTCCGTCTCCCGTACAGGCTGAAGGGaagtctgtctgcacctggaCACCGGGGCTTGGCCCCTCAGCCTGTCTCTTTCTATGAAGTCTGCAAACAGTAGCTGATATCGTGTGGTACAGATGGGCACTGGAGACCACAACTCCTGGCTTCCAGCTCTGCCTCTCCCACCACTCGCACACCCCACTGAGAGTCCACATCCTCTTGACCCACCTCCCATTCACATCAGGATCCCAGGTCACATTAAGCCCTGCCCTCTGCATAGGACCGGACCCACCAGGAGCTGCCAGAGGTTGACCTGACTGATGACCACACTAATCCCTGCCGAGTTTCGAGTttcactgctgcctggagccctGGGCACCTCCCAGGGCAGGCAGGACTGGGATTTTCAGTACACAGTTGcaggagacctgatgggactagTGAGAAGCCACACTCAGCTCCAACTGCAGCATctcaggaaggagggaagggagagcccAAAGCTAGATGCCCCCAGGACATGGGACACCTGGGGTCACactcctgctctgccacaggcttcctgtgCACCCTGGGCAAGTCACCCTGGCCTGTACTTAAGCCAAGGGCTAAATACACCAGGCCTGCAAGGAGCTCAGACTGTGGTGATGGGCACTCAGTAAATACCTTGGATAGAGCAGAAAGCTTTGCTGGGAGCCGGGTGGGAGGTTCACAGAGGGGCAGCAATTTCTACCTCATTATCTCAGTGCTCCTCCTATCCGACAGCCATGTGGGGAAAACCGGAGTGCCAGCAGCTTCCCACCTTACTCACATCCTGCAGGGAAAACTTCACTTCCTCCACGTGGCCTGTGGGACAGACTCCACCAGCACCCGCTCAGCacccacagctctccctgcccagcagtGCCGTCCAGCTGTGGCACGGGGGGagtcttctgcttcctccagtaCTACAAGAACACCCTCCCCAGCCCGCTGGATCCTTCCACTGGAGGCTGAATTCTCCCTGCCACTGGTCACAGGCTGCGTCTGGGTATTTATAGCCCTGTGGGAGATCTCAGGCTTCTTTGGGAAACCACTGCCTGATGCTGTGGGGACGGTGGcacaggactcctgggctctgtgccctgcttggGGAGGGCACGTGGTCTTGTAGCTATGCCAGGGTGTGTGTCAGGgctcctgccttctcctcccaACTCTGATGCTGGCTTGCCATGATGCAAGTCTGCCACATAGCATTGAGCAagcccctctcagcctccccacTGCTCAGAAAGCCTCTGCAGTGCCAGGAAATGTGGTATGTGCAAAGGGCTTTCAAGTTTCTACTATCTGCTGCCAGTGGCGGGGAAACAGAAAGGGGAGCGGGAGCAGTGCTGATGGCTGAGCCCGGGCTGCAAAGTTTGGATCTAGATCTGGGCCTCTCCAGGGGGTGTACAGTGCAGAGCtattccttcccccatgccctcccatcccccaggccctgcccctgggccaaagcaccctcctcccccactccagcagaGCCCAGTGGAGCTGATCCATGCCCTGTACCTCATCACTGGGAAAGCAGAGATCCCAGGTCCTGCCCTGTCTCCCAGCTTAGTCATCCCAGCTGCCCCGGGCTCCAGCTCGCTCCTTCGGGCTCTGAACAGCTCCATCTCCCTGCTTGTCTTCTCGCTCTTCTGCCGGGCTCTGATGCTCCTCTagtccctgcccctcagcccacATAGCCCAGCCTGCTACTCCTCCCAACTGGAGAGGAAGGGCGGGGATGCCCCACATCCAGCTCTGGGAACTGACTTGCTGGGACCAGCTTAATCAAGTTCCTTGGGGAGGTGTCATGCTCAAATACTGTCTCCTtaaagagctgggccagcccaGGAACAAGCTGGGGAGAACCTATGGTACACCAGCACATTCCTTCCCAGtgactccagggctggggcagatccTGTTGGAGCAGCTCTCTGGATTTGAGAGCAGAAACCAGAGGCTGTGGCCCAGTGCTTGGAAATGACCTCAAatcctccccagagcccaggctgggggcgggAGAAGAGCCTCACAATAACCAGCGTTTTTCCCCCCGCTTAAATCTCCACCTCTTGGAGTCACGTGAACATTCAGGAGAGACTACCAGCTTTCTGTCTCTCCCAGCCgtgcagctggtccagtaaaaagaAATCACCCACAAAACTCCTTGCCTCTCGCAGCTTTGATTTAAACAGAGAAGTATGTTTGCAGCCCTCCAAAAACCAGGGCCGGGGGGTCTTTGtcattttgcttttctgtctcATCTTTCTCTCTGGATATCCTGTCAAGAGACATATCTCCTTCCTGACTCTGAGACCAGTCCATTAGATAAAGGCAGGATATGAGGTAggacaattatttttttccaaatgc
It includes:
- the LOC102557863 gene encoding GRAM domain-containing protein 2B isoform X2 encodes the protein MDLQSCSMDNAPGQPNDHCLANPAVPSGKAKKSKKKVLEQKKWQSLEETGSEVLQPGKQALLARSKTYDPSYSKEPEKDLVSGKQKNSSSSLVKRMVSFHKAFKEIPEEEALLDSFSCAWQKEVPYHGRLYVSQNYVCFHCSMLLKDVKVVIPVSSITIFKKANTALLVPNALSIRTVEGEKFLFVSLRTREATYQLLRSVCKHLQDESRNSSPTATPTIASPEHLLKKPLTSSQSDLEHNPQETDSLLDTLDGPRPKQNRMKEDVGKHSAALSKGGTRAIGQTKVTTSSWWSQLSTLNVVILIYLLLVVILLLSSGYIGLRIVELEQQLTSMGAWPELNLQRQYKKT
- the LOC102557863 gene encoding GRAM domain-containing protein 2B isoform X1, with protein sequence MELFRARRSELEPGAAGMTKLGDRAGPGISAFPVMSCLANPAVPSGKAKKSKKKVLEQKKWQSLEETGSEVLQPGKQALLARSKTYDPSYSKEPEKDLVSGKQKNSSSSLVKRMVSFHKAFKEIPEEEALLDSFSCAWQKEVPYHGRLYVSQNYVCFHCSMLLKDVKVVIPVSSITIFKKANTALLVPNALSIRTVEGEKFLFVSLRTREATYQLLRSVCKHLQDESRNSSPTATPTIASPEHLLKKPLTSSQSDLEHNPQETDSLLDTLDGPRPKQNRMKEDVGKHSAALSKGGTRAIGQTKVTTSSWWSQLSTLNVVILIYLLLVVILLLSSGYIGLRIVELEQQLTSMGAWPELNLQRQYKKT